From a single Kryptolebias marmoratus isolate JLee-2015 linkage group LG6, ASM164957v2, whole genome shotgun sequence genomic region:
- the LOC119617108 gene encoding collagen alpha-3(VI) chain-like produces MQSEFDAVLGFVERMVEKLNVDERKDQVSVVQYSKEPSVDFYLNTHQTQQSVAENVKNLRHKGGSPLNTGAALNFVRDNIFTASSGSRRQQGVPQTLVLLTGGRSSDDVRNAAENLKVMGVTVIVVGMKDADILEMQSISQEADVFLAADSSDLSAIGQQILSTTVRNVNVVTTLASSDPNRRDVVFLLDGSDDSQRRFPDITDFIQKIVRDLNIGANRDRVAVVQYSNTAETNFNLNRYVSENDVVDAVGGLAHKGGYPKNIGAALQHVREQAFTPESGSRIQQGVPQILILLSGGRSGDDIRTPVKVLKEMGVISVVIGTTDADTLELQTISHEPKYALSVSDYEELPTVKQDVMALLRETSHHVVHSGPTVASDSKKSDVVFLIDGSNDSMNGFEEIRAFIEQIVETLNVSSVGDQVAVVQYSRDATVNFYLNSYSSKNDVLGSIRTMRHKLGRPLNIGKALEFVRNNVFAASVGGRRADMVPQYLFVFSGGRSGDDVRGSAQSLKDNEIKAFSFGTKNADTLEMQTISHTPGHYFYVPSYDNLQSIYSSVMARLEDTQETTEIPITGKKLKKQLLKRYFSHTEVQNLWKSYEQLIYLNCYSSLNNLSLMK; encoded by the exons ATGCAAAGTGAGTTTGATGCCGTGCTCGGCTTTGTTGAGAGAATGGTGGAGAAACTCAATGTGGATGAGAGGAAAGATcaagtttctgtggtccagtaCAGCAAAGAACCTTCAGTTGACTTTTATCTGaacacacaccaaacacagcagagtgttgctgaaaatgtgaaaaacctGAGACACAAAGGAGGCAGCCCTCTCAACACGGGTGCAGCTCTGAACTTCGTCAGGGACAATATTTTCACAGCGTCCTCAGGAAGCAGGCGCCAACAAGGTGTTCCTCAGACACTGGTACTCCTCACTGGTGGGCGGTCCAGCGATGATGTCAGAAACGCTGCAGAAAACCTGAAAGTAATGGGTGTGACGGTTATTGTGGTGGGAATGAAGGATGCTGACATCCTTGAGATGCAGTCAATCTCGCAGGAAGCTGATGTTTTCCTTGCAGCAGATTCCAGCGACCTGTCAGCCATCGGACAACAGATCCTTTCAACTACTGTGAGAAATGTAAACGTTGTGACCACGCTGGCGTCATCTG ATCCCAACAGAAGAGACGTTGTATTTTTACTCGACGGCTCTGATGATTCTCAGCGACGATTCCCTGATATTACAGACTTCATCCAGAAAATAGTGAGAGACCTAAACATTGGTGCAAACAGGGATCGTGTGGCTGTGGTTCAGTACAGcaacacagcagaaacaaactttaacttGAATCGCTATGTGTCTGAGAATGACGTTGTTGATGCAGTTGGGGGTCTGGCTCATAAAGGAGGTTATCCTAAGAACATTGGCGCTGCTCTCCAGCACGTGAGGGAACAGGCGTTCACTCCTGAGTCTGGAAGCAGAATCCAACAGGGAGTTCCACAAATACTAATACTACTGAGTGGTGGACGATCCGGGGACGACATAAGGACCCCTGTAAAGGTGCTGAAGGAAATGGGTGTTATTTCAGTTGTCATTGGAACAACCGATGCTGACACTCTAGAGCTACAGacgatatctcatgaacccaaGTATGCACTGTCAGTTTCTGACTATGAAGAACTTCCTACTGTTAAACAGGATGTAATGGCCTTGTTGAGAGAGACTTCCCACCATGTTGTCCACTCTGGTCCCACAGTAGCTTCTG ATTCAAAGAAAAGTGATGTAGTTTTTCTAATAGACGGATCAAATGACTCAATGAATGGCTTTGAAGAGATACGAGCCTTTATTGAACAAATTGTTGAAACTTTAAATGTGAGCAGTGTTGGAGACCAAGTAGCTGTTGTTCAGTACAGCCGTGACGCGACGGTTAATTTCTACTTGAATTCCTATTCATCCAAGAACGATGTGCTTGGCTCCATTAGAACCATGAGGCACAAGTTGGGAAGACCTCTGAACATCGGAAAAGCACTGGAGTTTGTCCGAAACAATGTCTTTGCTGCTTCGGTTGGAGGCAGGCGTGCAGACATGGTTCCTCagtatctgtttgtgtttagtgGTGGCCGGTCTGGAGATGATGTCAGAGGATCGGCACAGTCACTGAAAGACAATGAGATCAAGGCTTTTAGCTTTGGAACAAAGAATGCAGATACTCTGGAAATGCAAACCATCTCTCACACGCCGGGACATTATTTTTATGTCCCGAGCTATGACAATCTGCAAAGCATTTATTCCTCTGTGATGGCTAGATTAGAAGACACacaagaaacaacagaaattcCAATTACTGgtaagaagttaaaaaaacagctcctAAAGAGATATTTTAGCCATACTGAAGTTCAGAATCTGTGGAAAAgctatgaacaattaatttATCTTAACTGTTatagttctttgaacaacctcagtttgatgAAATAG